In Rhodamnia argentea isolate NSW1041297 chromosome 5, ASM2092103v1, whole genome shotgun sequence, the DNA window GGAACGCCATCGACGAGGATCATGACCAAGGCTCTTGACGCTGAGGGATCGCTGATCGAACGAAGGAGACGAAGGCCTCCACAAACACGGAAATGGCTTCACCCTCCTCGGGCTGTTTCTTTGGCATTTCGACTCCAAAAATTGGACTCGGATAGCCTAACGATTTTTGTGATATGCGTGACATTATTCAAATTAGACTATTCAAATAAAACTGAATGacttgatttgagccacgtcatgtgttgaaagagaggaaaaaagtatggacggaaatttttttggaatttgaaaaattttgaatcttaAACGTGACTCAAATCGGATTGTCCATAATTTGGACggtttgatttgagtaatgtcacgcatggatctagattaaaaaattacagggaaattttcaaataaggcgTGAGGCTATGAGAGTGTGGATTATATTTCAAAAGGATAATTACTTTGAAGGTTCTAAAACTTGTAAGTGcaaattagtcctaaaattttaaaaaaattcaatcaagtcctaaaatgtGGTATGAAAGTGCATTCAAGTCctaaaaacattcaaaaagtgcaatgaagtcctaaaacttatcacgaggCCTTTTGATGTCGAAAGCCCCAAAACTAGCTATCAACTAGTAGACAACTAATGCAAGAGATAAATCCCGAAAAATCCATCAATAAATGATGAAcctcctaaaattttcaaaaaattcaaccaatgaaagaatttgattggattattatgataagttttaggacttgattgtactttttgaaagttttaggactcaaatgcaTTTTTGTGTCAAgctttaggacttaattacactttttgaaacttttaagactcaattacatttttgtaacaagttttaggatttccaatgcactttttcctatttcaaataaaaatttgaattgccCTCATtattcaaaaaacaaaacagataaaaatattcttgtcatttatatttttcgacgtctttttctttctttcttttcctttttttttcctccgatGGCCGGCCTGAGGCGATGGTTGGGTGGCCTTGCCAATAACAGGCGAGACTagcaagggcaaccctcacaAGATCAAGTGAGGCGACCCATCCGACCTAGGCAATAACGGTAGGCAAGAGCCGACCATGCCGGATCGAGCGAGGCGAGGCAACCCGGCTATCGCCAATGGCTGGCCATCACCTAAGACCGGCCACAATCGAAGAGgacggaaaaaataaataaaaaatataaatgacgaaaatactaTTGATCAAGCACTTTTTCGAATCAACAAGGGCACTTCAGGcctataattaaaaaaaaaaatccattttagaatcttatttgaaaaaataaaagcactccaaatccttatttgaaatttttatgtacaGTACATCGGTGCTATGGTATATCTGAGTTTTGTTAGGGCACATAACTAATGTGCTCTAGTCCACAAAATATTTGACAAAATCAGCTTTGATGTCTCAGATATTATCTTGAGATTGGAGGTCCAACATAGTTTTGAACTCAAAAAAGGTTcgaaagaatttttattttcccaccTCAGAAACGGTGGGAATTAAAATATGGCGAACCGAATTTTCTTTCTTACCTGCTACAGTTTTTTCTTAGAGGGGTTGCTCTTTTATCGGTGACTCTCAAATTGGAGCTGTCATCAAGGTGAGGTTCAAGAACATTCTTTTGTGCTTCCAGGCACACGCCGAGCTCACTTTCTAGATGCCTGAACGGCGAAATGACTTGCTATGTCTTCCCGTTGCATCATTCGATTTAAACCAATATGAGCtctaagttttttctttttttgttgcggAAATGCCAGTTGAACTCGAGATGGTTGGATTGAGAAATAATTCCCTTTACATTATAAAGAATGTGTGGCTGACAAACAAGGACCTGTTTAGGAATAAAAGACAGAAGTCGTTCAAGATAACTGTGTTCCACGGTCCGGGCAAATTCGGTGAACTATTGAGACAAAAAAGGTTCTTCGACATATAAGAAGGTGTCTAGATTACCCACGAGAGAAGGTTTTAAGATAGTGGCGACACCACCCGCTAAGTAAACTCGGCACTCTTAACCCGCCATGACACGAGCAAAGGCTGAGAGTCGACCGAGAACGGCCTAGAAATTACGCGTGTCATCTTTGCTACAATCCGATACGCCCCACCGTTCATCATCCGGGACCCCTTTCGTTTGTACGACTTGATCACGTTGAACACTTCCACTGCTTCTTCGAAAACCCATCCGCACAAATAATTAACTTTGTGCTCATGGAAAATTCCAGATGGCATCTAATAAACCGATCGAAGAACTCTTAACCAGTACCGGGCTATGAcccaaccgaaaaaaaaaaaaaaacagtatcAGGCTAAATATAAAACAGAACTAACTTTCACtcataactaaaaaaaatattcgagATATCAAAATTGCAAACAAAATGGACACGCTGGTTTCCAAAATACAAAATCTTTAGGTATGTCTGTGTCCTGCTGCTTCATTCATAAATATAGCATCATTATAAACCTGTCCAGTACCTCAGGGAGTTCCCTATATTTTCTCTGATGACTCACTCGTCATCATTGAAGGTCGTTTTCTTCCCTGCAATGTCGCCGGAAAACAACTTTTATTAGACAGAAAGCAACAAAGAAAGCTCATTACGAAATAGACGACAGAACACAAATGTAACGTAAATATTCTTGGGTTGGGACCATTTTAAGTGAGCGAACTACATTTTTGACTGATAAAAACTGATAGTTCtaccaaataatcataatgaCATACCTGTGCCAGATGCTGCCATGCTTTGTCTATTAGGTGTCCCACGACCTCTGCCACCAAAGCGGCCACCTCCTCTGCCACCATCAAAACGGCCACCTCCTCTGCCACCACCATCAAAACGGCCACCACGTCTACCAGCAAAGCGACCTCCACCACCTCTTCCACCACTCCTTCCACCACTCCTTCCACCTCTGCCACCATCAAAGCCACCACCACTGTCACCTCTCGGCCTTGCCTCGTCCACTGAGAGTGGATATCCACCAAGTTCAGTCCCATGAAGCTCTAACGCCTTGTTGAAACTATTGCTATCAGTAAAGTCAATGTAAGCAAACCTGCAAAAGATCATGTAAAAATCAATATTCGAACATCAAAGACAAACCAttgagttttttaattttttatcaaacgagAATTAAGCAAGTCTATAAACCAAGACTCCatatgtttcgtgaaaaatgaacaatctggaaaatatttttctaaaaatgattgcttatgtTCATCaaggacaataatttatgtctaaatatttttctgtacaatgaaaatacttttcgttcattcatttctacaagcattacaagcaatcatttttatgaCCCAAAACAAAACCAATCAATTTAGGAAATGTCttttaactcatttatttttcgcgaaacaaccGCACCCTAggaacattttcctttttgcaatCAATTTAAGGATACATACCCTTTGGGTTCGCCAGAATCATAATCCCTAGGAATTGAGATTCTTGAAATGTCGCCACAAGTCCCAAAAAGCTCACTCAAGGAGCTTCTTAACTGGCATTCAGAAGGGACAAGATTTTTAGAACCCAGAATCAAACAATCACCCTATTCATCAGAAGGGAGAATAATTTTAGTACCTGCTCCTCTCCAAGGGACTTGTCAAGACCCTTCACAAAAGCAGTTTGGACCTCACCCCTTTCTCCCTTTTGCGATGAGAAGTTGCCTTTGCTGCAAATTAAATTATCATAAGACCTAGTGGTTTACTGCTACGGAATATTTATTCAAAGTTAAATTAGAAACTTACCCGCTATGTGGAGTATAAGCCCCCCTTTCGTGTGCCAAACTTATTCTCAACTGACGATCACCAAGAGACTCTCCATTGTATTCAACAGCCTGAAATGGAAGTCAATTATTTGAATCTATAGAACCCAAACTACCAAAACACCTAGACACACAGGTACGCCAATGAAATTCATCATTCATTTCGCCATCCGTGAGCAGCTACAACGATTACAGGAAAAGCTTCAACACCTAAGTACATGATATAGGAGAAAAGCACCACCagattcaaataatattttactCAAGCCGCAAGCTTGCTGATTTTATTAGTAATTAGGCCTATCAAAACGACAGATTACCTTTTGTGCTGCTTCAGCTGTGGTAAACTCAACATGACAAAACCCCTTAAACCTATCATCAGCGTCAACAGCCAAGCGTACATCCTGAATTTCACCAGCAGCTTGGAAGAAATTCTCCCTGCAAAATGAAATTTATCAGTTGATAATACATGACCAAGCTTCATAGTCAAAGAAGCAACACTTACACATCAGCTTTTTCAACTGAGTAGGGCAGGTTACCAACAAAGACAGTCTTTGAGCCCATACTTTGAGGTGTAATGGGCGTTTTGGGCTGCAGTGAGAATTGACATGagtataaattattaaaaagctGATGACAGGTAGTCGACAAACAGGAGCTAAGGACAGGACAAGCAGCGGCAATAGGAGTCATACGGCTTTTTTCTCTGACATTGGAACTTCTTTTGCTGAAGGAGAAGCATCTACCATATCTGCATCAGCATCCTgtaaaaatatatttgaagtGCAAAACGACCTCATATTAGAAGATTCCCACTTCAATGAAGTGAGAAAATTTAAATGATACTACATTCAAAAAGTAGCACGAGAATTATCTCTCTCACGATGGAAATGCATCATAGCCAACCACACCAGCACACAAACCAATTTGTTCTCTTCGGGACAAGCTGATAAGcttgctcgctctctctctctctctcttccttcgcccccccaaaaacaaaaaaagttgaaataTCCAATACAGCAAGCAAGTAATCATTCCCCTATGGGCCTCAGAGTCCATGCATCCCATGATGAAAACTCAGGAGTAGACAAATGACCATATATTACTGTTCCCAACACCATCCTTTCCTAACTTTCCTGCATGCATTCATCCAGCAAACTGACCGAACTCGGGGAACAAGTAGAAAAGTGGTAAGAGTGGCCATTTAACATATGCTTTCCACAGAATCCACTGACCCACAATGAATCAATGATCATTAAACATGCATGTCCCATAAAATTTACCTTCTTTAATGTCTTCTTGGGCTCATCATCTGAGCTGTCATCAGTGGTTTCTTCGTCACTGCTGCTTTCATTTTTACTAACTTTTCCGTTTGACTTGTTCACAGGCGTCTtgggctgaaaaaaaaaagaaggggaaagaacGAATGTCATTGACCAATATGATAAAGGGACATCCAAGCAACAAAAACACGGGAGAGATGGAAATGCTATGTGccaacctttttcttttgtggctcTTCATCACTCTCCTCTGAACTATCATCCTCCTCACTGTCGCTTTCATCAACATCCATCTTTACCTACAGCACCAAGCACCAACCGCACAGCCTCAGTGGTAGCGCAGTGACATCAATCAACTCTTTAGGTGCCAAGACACAATCAgttcgttaatttttttttccttattcttgTAGATTTAAAGAGCATCGACATAGTAACACCCTTTCCAACCAGCTCGATATCAGCATCACAACAAGAGAACTCTCAGAACTTATTGACCCGCAATTGATAATTTTATAACGTAGACAACTACCTTCCACCATGGATGGAACATGGTTAATTCATTGAAACTCCATCACACCACCATGGACAGTAACAATTTTAAACCAGTCCACCCCCCACCCTAAAGAAAAACCAATTCCTCTTCAAGAATAGAAAACCCACCCCAAAACCAAAAGAGAAGAACAATAAACAAAGAAGCACAAGTGAAAGACAGAAGAGAGATAACTATAAAGCAAAACTTTAGATCTAACATTGTAACCCAATTGTATAGCATGCAATGTGAAGATAAACAAAATAAACCTGCTGGGTCTGCTTTGTTTGAGCTGTGGCACGTGGCCTCTTAGCTGAAACATCCATAGCATTCTTAGGTGGACCctgtaaaatatgaaaaaagaaaaggaataaggACAGATACGAGCAAGTTCAGAGAAGGGATCCAATTGCAAAAGACCGCACTAAAATAGATAGAAGTTGCACAACACACAGAAGTTTGCAAGCATCTACAGAAAACAAACTGATGCATACTCCATAAGAGAAAAATAGTGGCAACCATGGCAAAACGAACTCGATGCATGCTccataagagaaaaaataatggcAACCATCGCTAATCAAACT includes these proteins:
- the LOC115752970 gene encoding nucleolin 1 isoform X3, with the translated sequence MGKSSKKSAAMVSAPAAVPATKSAKKDKREVEEVLEKKVTAKKQKSDDRIEQAIQKKKAEDKTVMKVDSSSSDDSDSEEDKKAAQKKQKVEMKEPLKKKEETSSSEDSSSDSEEEKKEPALKKQPSKNGAVASLAKKGQSSGISDESESSDDESDEDEKVAGKPAQQKKAVVKESSSDESESDSSSDEETEKSKGKVQQKQPVAGAKNGSVTLPKKDESTDSSDEENTDSDEEDDESAKKPIPALPKKKVESSDSESEEEGESEEEEVVAKNSVKKPASSVAKPESSESGSEDESDSSSDDDGPPKNAMDVSAKRPRATAQTKQTQQVKMDVDESDSEEDDSSEESDEEPQKKKPKTPVNKSNGKVSKNESSSDEETTDDSSDDEPKKTLKKDADADMVDASPSAKEVPMSEKKAPKTPITPQSMGSKTVFVGNLPYSVEKADVENFFQAAGEIQDVRLAVDADDRFKGFCHVEFTTAEAAQKAVEYNGESLGDRQLRISLAHERGAYTPHSGKGNFSSQKGERGEVQTAFVKGLDKSLGEEQLRSSLSELFGTCGDISRISIPRDYDSGEPKGFAYIDFTDSNSFNKALELHGTELGGYPLSVDEARPRGDSGGGFDGGRGGRSGGRSGGRGGGGRFAGRRGGRFDGGGRGGGRFDGGRGGGRFGGRGRGTPNRQSMAASGTASEVTGTSHVLEYGSDRGRFFSDFAGSVNNWSR
- the LOC115752970 gene encoding nucleolin 2 isoform X4, translated to MGKSSKKSAAMVSAPAAVPATKSAKKDKREVEEVLEKKVTAKKQKSDDRIEQAIQKKKAEDKTVMKVDSSSSDDSDSEEDKKAAQKKQKVEMKEPLKKKEETSSSEDSSSDSEEEKKEPALKKQPSKNGAVASLAKKGQSSGISDESESSDDESDEDEKVAGKPAQQKKAVVKESSSDESESDSSSDEETEKSKGKVQQKQPVAGAKNGSVTLPKKDESTDSSDEENTDSDEEDEEDDESAKKPIPALPKKKVESSDSESEEEGESEEEVEEVVAKNSVKKPASSVAKPESSESGSEDESDSSSDDDGPPKNAMDVSAKRPRATAQTKQTQQVKMDVDESDSEEDDSSEESDEEPQKKKPKTPVNKSNGKVSKNESSSDEETTDDSSDDEPKKTLKKDADADMVDASPSAKEVPMSEKKAPKTPITPQSMGSKTVFVGNLPYSVEKADVENFFQAAGEIQDVRLAVDADDRFKGFCHVEFTTAEAAQKAVEYNGESLGDRQLRISLAHERGAYTPHSGKGNFSSQKGERGEVQTAFVKGLDKSLGEEQLRSSLSELFGTCGDISRISIPRDYDSGEPKGFAYIDFTDSNSFNKALELHGTELGGYPLSVDEARPRGDSGGGFDGGRGGRSGGRSGGRGGGGRFAGRRGGRFDGGGRGGGRFDGGRGGGRFGGRGRGTPNRQSMAASGTGKKTTFNDDE
- the LOC115752970 gene encoding nucleolin 1 isoform X1 → MGKSSKKSAAMVSAPAAVPATKSAKKDKREVEEVLEKKVTAKKQKSDDRIEQAIQKKKAEDKTVMKVDSSSSDDSDSEEDKKAAQKKQKVEMKEPLKKKEETSSSEDSSSDSEEEKKEPALKKQPSKNGAVASLAKKGQSSGISDESESSDDESDEDEKVAGKPAQQKKAVVKESSSDESESDSSSDEETEKSKGKVQQKQPVAGAKNGSVTLPKKDESTDSSDEENTDSDEEDEEDDESAKKPIPALPKKKVESSDSESEEEGESEEEEVVAKNSVKKPASSVAKPESSESGSEDESDSSSDDDGPPKNAMDVSAKRPRATAQTKQTQQVKMDVDESDSEEDDSSEESDEEPQKKKPKTPVNKSNGKVSKNESSSDEETTDDSSDDEPKKTLKKDADADMVDASPSAKEVPMSEKKAPKTPITPQSMGSKTVFVGNLPYSVEKADVENFFQAAGEIQDVRLAVDADDRFKGFCHVEFTTAEAAQKAVEYNGESLGDRQLRISLAHERGAYTPHSGKGNFSSQKGERGEVQTAFVKGLDKSLGEEQLRSSLSELFGTCGDISRISIPRDYDSGEPKGFAYIDFTDSNSFNKALELHGTELGGYPLSVDEARPRGDSGGGFDGGRGGRSGGRSGGRGGGGRFAGRRGGRFDGGGRGGGRFDGGRGGGRFGGRGRGTPNRQSMAASGTASEVTGTSHVLEYGSDRGRFFSDFAGSVNNWSR
- the LOC115752970 gene encoding nucleolin 1 isoform X2 encodes the protein MGKSSKKSAAMVSAPAAVPATKSAKKDKREVEEVLEKKVTAKKQKSDDRIEQAIQKKKAEDKTVMKVDSSSSDDSDSEEDKKAAQKKQKVEMKEPLKKKEETSSSEDSSSDSEEEKKEPALKKQPSKNGAVASLAKKGQSSGISDESESSDDESDEDEKVAGKPAQQKKAVVKESSSDESESDSSSDEETEKSKGKVQQKQPVAGAKNGSVTLPKKDESTDSSDEENTDSDEEDDESAKKPIPALPKKKVESSDSESEEEGESEEEVEEVVAKNSVKKPASSVAKPESSESGSEDESDSSSDDDGPPKNAMDVSAKRPRATAQTKQTQQVKMDVDESDSEEDDSSEESDEEPQKKKPKTPVNKSNGKVSKNESSSDEETTDDSSDDEPKKTLKKDADADMVDASPSAKEVPMSEKKAPKTPITPQSMGSKTVFVGNLPYSVEKADVENFFQAAGEIQDVRLAVDADDRFKGFCHVEFTTAEAAQKAVEYNGESLGDRQLRISLAHERGAYTPHSGKGNFSSQKGERGEVQTAFVKGLDKSLGEEQLRSSLSELFGTCGDISRISIPRDYDSGEPKGFAYIDFTDSNSFNKALELHGTELGGYPLSVDEARPRGDSGGGFDGGRGGRSGGRSGGRGGGGRFAGRRGGRFDGGGRGGGRFDGGRGGGRFGGRGRGTPNRQSMAASGTASEVTGTSHVLEYGSDRGRFFSDFAGSVNNWSR